The following are from one region of the Pleurodeles waltl isolate 20211129_DDA chromosome 4_1, aPleWal1.hap1.20221129, whole genome shotgun sequence genome:
- the DYRK2 gene encoding dual specificity tyrosine-phosphorylation-regulated kinase 2 gives MNEHLHVGGHGHIQFQQLFEDNSNKKTVLTTQPNGHAAAGKHGLPVVQDRHLDSSHRRHGSSCTLKSTDGTGKVRVPCMSADQAMKQYMHKLSNFEHHEIFSYPEVYFVGPNAKKRHGTIGGSNNCGYDDDQGSYVQVPHDHVAYRYEVLKVIGKGSFGQVVKAYDHKMNTNVALKMVRNEKRFHRQAAEEIKILEHLKKQDKDNSMNAIHMLEHFTFRNHICMTFELLSMNLYELIKKNKFQGFSLPLVRKFAHSILQCLDSLHKSRIIHCDLKPENILLKQQGRSGIKVIDFGSSCYDHQRIYTYIQSRFYRAPEVILGSRYGLPIDMWSFGCILVELLTGHPLFPGEDEADQLACMIELLGVPSQKLLDSSKRAKNFVSSKGYPRYCTVTTLPDGSVVLNGGRSRRGKMRGPPGSRDWTTALKGCDDPLFLDFLKQCLEFDPLLRMSPSQALRHPWLKRRLPKPPTVEKTVAKRITEGTGAITSISKLPQSSVAAAKLRTNLAQMTDTNGNIPQRTVLPKLVS, from the coding sequence ATGAACGAGCACCTGCATGTTGGTGGACATGGACATATTCAGTTTCAACAGCTGTTTGAAGATAACAGCAACAAGAAGACCGTCTTAACAACACAACCCAATGGGCATGCAGCTGCGGGCAAACACGGATTGCCTGTGGTCCAGGATCGGCATCTGGACAGTTCACATAGACGCCACGGGAGTTCTTGCACATTGAAGTCTACAGATGGAACTGGGAAGGTGAGGGTTCCTTGTATGTCTGCCGATCAAGCAATGAAGCAATACATGCACAAACTAAGCAACTTCGAGCATCATGAGATTTTCAGTTACCCTGAAGTGTACTTTGTGGGTCCAAATGCAAAGAAACGCCACGGTACGATTGGTGGTTCAAACAATTGTGGGTATGACGATGACCAGGGATCGTATGTGCAAGTGCCCCATGACCACGTGGCGTACAGGTATGAGGTCCTGAAAGTAATTGGAAAAGGAAGCTTTGGGCAAGTTGTTAAGGCATATGATCACAAAATGAACACAAACGTGGCACTAAAGATGGTGCGCAATGAGAAACGATTTCACCGGCAAGCAGCTGAAGAGATTAAAATTCTGGAACATCTGAAGAAGCAGGATAAGGATAACAGCATGAATGCCATCCACATGCTGGAGCACTTCACATTCCGCAACCACATCTGCATGACCTTCGAGTTGCTAAGCATGAACCTATACGAGCTGATCAAGAAAAACAAATTTCAGGGTTTCAGCCTGCCGCTAGTTCGCAAGTTTGCTCATTCGATTCTGCAGTGTTTGGATTCTTTGCACAAAAGTCGAATCATTCACTGTGACCTTAAACCTGAaaacattttattgaagcaacagGGTAGAAGTGGGATCAAAGTGATTGACTTTGGTTCTAGTTGCTATGATCACCAGCGAATCTATACATATATTCAGTCAAGATTTTACCGAGCCCCAGAAGTGATCCTCGGGTCTCGATATGGATTGCCTATTGATATGTGGAGCTTTGGCTGCATTTTAGTTGAACTTTTAACAGGCCACCCACTCTTTCCTGGAGAAGATGAAGCAGATCAATTGGCATGCATGATCGAACTGCTTGGTGTGCCATCTCAAAAGCTGCTAGATTCTTCAAAACGAGCCAAAAATTTTGTGAGCTCCAAGGGTTATCCTCGATACTGCACTGTTACAACCTTGCCTGATGGCTCTGTCGTTCTCAATGGAGGTCGATCTCGTCGCGGAAAGATGCGCGGACCCCCTGGATCCCGAGACTGGACAACTGCACTAAAGGGTTGTGATGACCCGCTTTTTCTTGACTTCTTGAAGCAGTGCTTGGAGTTTGACCCTTTGCTACGGATGTCACCAAGTCAGGCACTTCGACACCCGTGGCTCAAGAGACGGCTACCAAAGCCCCCAACTGTGGAAAAAACTGTGGCAAAGCGAATCACAGAAGGCACTGGTGCTATTACATCAATTTCCAAGTTACCTCAGTCTTCGGTAGCTGCTGCAAAACTCAGAACTAATTTGGCACAGATGACGGACACAAATGGCAATATTCCGCAGAGGACGGTGTTGCCAAAACTAGTAAGCTGA